Genomic segment of Pogona vitticeps strain Pit_001003342236 chromosome 15, PviZW2.1, whole genome shotgun sequence:
AAACTTGACACACACATAGTTACTCTAATAAATCTGACACCTTTTACACCCTAATTTTTAGCTGATAGGCTATACTCTGCTATGTGTTTGCCCCGTCAGCCATATCGGGGAGACTGCTCATTGCTATTGCTTTATATATATCTCTGGCGGAGGCCAGACAGATTCTGATGGGTCAGAATGCTTCGCTATGCAAATCTCACATTCATACCAGGAAACTGGGTGGGGTATTGGCATTGTGCATTTAACCGCTTTTAAAACTTATATTATTCTGAGAGGGGTTTTCAGTGTGTGCAAGCCGGAATGATTTTTAGTTCAAAACCTTCCTGAGCTTTTAAGTAGCCACTTACGTTTGATCGGAGACAAGACCAAAAGCTTATTGTCACTGATTGGAGACAAGAGCAAAAGCTTATTAGCACTGATCGGAGACAAGAGCAAAAGCTTATTAGCACTGATCGGAGACAAGAGCAAAAGCTTATTAGCACTGATCGGAGACAAGAGCAAAAGCTTATTAGCACTGATCGGAGACAAGAGAAAAAGCTTATTATCACTGATCGGAGACAAGAGCAAAAGCTTATCACTGATCAGATGCAAGAGCAAAAGCTTATTATCACTGATTGGAGACAAGAGGAAAAGCTTATTATCACTGATCGGAGACAAGAGCAGAATGGCAGTGTTCCTGATCGGAGACAAGAGCAAAAGAAGGCCGGGCATTGAATTGTCACACATGGAAACAAAACACAATAAGAGAGGTACACAAGTAATCGCACCTGTTCTCGACTTCTTCAATGGTGTCTGGAAGAGGCATGTTGAGCGTCTCCGGCAGGAAGATGGCGGCAATCCCAGACAAGATCGGGGCTGTCCCATATATGATCGGTGGAAGGTATGGGAGATATTCCCCGGTCATTTTTACCATTGGTGCCACTATGCCCCCCACGCGAGCCAGGGTGCTGCCCAGCCCCATCCCGGTCTGTCTGCAAGTGTAGAAAATAACCTTTAAAGGAGAAACCACAGAACCGTGAAAAATAAAGGGCAGATTTCTCTTTAGTCTTTAAACAAacagctgaatttttaaaagaaggccAGGCAGGAAATCTGGGCTGAAGGAGGCCGATGGCcggggaaatcgccccagagggagaccacagctgcgatccaaggagatctgccagcgggatctgaaggctttaggaatggacttccacagatgggaaatcctgacatctgaacgttcagcgtggaggcaggtggtgcatcatggcctctcccaatttgcagagacccttgtccagcaggctgaggcgaagaggaagtcacaaaaccagcaaaatcagggagctggacaggggacagattgtatttttcttcggtatggaagggattgtgctactctcgaattggccttctcagccacagaagacgctgttccaaatgctccattcagagcatgcgatcattgtctctcaagatggaaggatgcctaatcctaatcgaatttttaaaagtactgtatttttctgtgcctaagacgcccccatgtataagacacccccacttttctaatccaaaattaagaaatctaagtggggcttcttagcaagtgcagggggaaagggatcaaagcgctgcaggatcgctttgatccctgctttcccctccacttgtttttgttctctcctcagcttacttccgtgtataagacgaccctcaatttttagtctaaagattttagacaaaagtatagtcttatacatggaaaaatacggtaaatgtgattcatgtgggttttttaaaaaattattattattgatttttcttcatTAATGTCCAGGAGCCATCAAACCTGGATGGTAGGGCTTGGTTAGAACAGTGTTATCAAGCCTGAGCATTCACACGGAAACGGCTCCCGGGATCGCATATCAAGAAAATGTGCTTATTTGGACTGAGCCTTAATATTCCCTAAGAAACTGTAGGTTTCAACCCTAGACCGGTCTGTTTTGGATTGGTCCCTATTAGGGATGGTTTGGAATGGTATAACGAAAACAGGTAGCCAATGGTGGTTTTTTTAGAGCGATCCCAACGCTTCCAGCAGGAGGCGATAAAGCACAATGAACTCCCACCTGGCCGACTTCTTAGGGTTGCTCATAGGTTTGCTTGGTTTGTTAAGATTGCTCGTAGGTGGTTCCTAGTcgtggctccccagatgttctcggactgcggCTCCCAAAAGCCTTTGCCAGCAGCACAGCCAGTCACAAAgactcatgggagttgtagtctgaaaacatctggggacccaaggctgggaaccgccGGTCTAGTGGATGCCAGGCTCACCAGTCCTAAGGACCATGGGTTGCAGAGTAGTAGCAGGGATGACACCACCGTCTAACTAATTAGATCCGTGCAAGAGTTGGAAAAATGAACCGGGGCCGCATTAACTCTTAGGGTTCCTGTGTGTTTCCATTAAATGTGTGCAGGACTTAAGCGGTGGGTTTATGCCCCATGTTAAATGCCTTGCAGCCAGAGTATtctgggatgttttatttttgtgtacaGCAGAGACCATGTTatctgccaccgccaccacctccCACGGGGGAAGAAGGAACGGATGAATTCTCCAAGTAGAGGCATAGGGTCATATCTGCAGCATGATGAGGATGTTCTGCCCCGCCACCGGGAAAGACCTACCTGATCACAGTAGGGTACAGCTCCCCTGTGTAGAGGTAGAGGCAATTGAAAGATGATGCCAGACACCCTTTGCCGAGCACCGCCAAAGAGGTCCTGAGGGTCCGTAATTCTGGAGAGGATTGGAAAgagcagagagaaaggaaggtCAGAGGCACAGAaggactttgggggggggtgccctaTCGTTCCTTTCtatttcatttatcatttttataggtaaaggtaaaggttccccttgacaattttcgtcCTGTCGTCTCcggctctagggggtggtgctcatccccgtttccaagccgtagagccagcattttgtccaaagacaatcttctgtggtcacatggccagtgtgacttagacacggaacgctgtttaccttcccaccgaggtggtccctatttatctacttgcatttgcatgctttcgaactgctaggttggcgggagctgggacaagcgatgggagctcactccgttgcgtggatttgatcttacgactgcttggtcttctgaccctgcagcacaggcttctgcggtttagcccgcagcgccaccacgtcatttTTATACCCCACTGTTTTCCCAACGGAGTCTTTCCGAACAGGGTTTCCGAACAGAGGGACTCAACATCCCGATTCAATTCCTTAGACTTCCAGGATTTTGCTGACCACCATCTCTAGGCTGACTCTTCTGTCGTAAGTTTGAGCTTTACAAATCTGGGACTGGGCTAAAAGCAGAGCGAGGGCTACAGACAGCCTCTGAAACCACCTTGCGGTCTTTGATGTTCTCTTCCAGAATTGCAAATCTGCTCCGTTCCAGAGGCTTCTGGTGTCTGCCCTTTTGCCTCTTGGCCTGTTTTAAGGCATAAAAGGTCTTTCTGTTTCTTAAACGAGCATTGTCTGGTCATTGGAGGGATGGAGAGAAGCAAAATCATGTTTAAATGGCCTCTCACGACTTCCCGGAGGCCTTGATCCGAAACCCTGAATCTGCACGCTTTTGCCTCGACCGCGACAACTCACCTTGGGGCACAAACGTATTGGCCAGGATGGCCAAGCCCGCCAGGATGACGGAAGACGCTTGCGTGGTTCTCCGCCCGATGTAGCTCATGCCAACGGCTGAGCCCAGCTTGGCTGGGATGTCGATGGAGCCGAAGGCCACCTGGATCAGGTAGATGCTGAAGCCGAAATTCTGGAGGTCCATGGCCAAGCCATAGTAGGCAAAACTGGTCGCAAACCTGGACGTGGTTCGGTGGAAGGAGCGAAGGCATGAAACGTTCAGAGCCCTATAGCCGCTCGCAGGGGGCAATATCAGGAAAGAGCCGCACAGCACACCTGTACAGAGTCATCGCTTTTGGGGAAGTAGGTAACCCCACGAAAAAGCAGAGTCTGTGGGGCAGAGGAGGGCTCCCCCCCTACCAAGTGGGTCCTGCTGAGCCCCCTGCTCTTCCTCTCTGGGACAAAATGGTGTGCAGGAaaagaggcaacaggaaaagaggaagattggacatgagatggattgactcaaaaaaaaatcaacaggtaatgagcccttaatggtttaggacatcGATATCTGTCAGAACATCCTTCCTACAAAAACAGCTACCTGCCCCACCTGGTGTCTGTAGTCCATGATGTTAAAAACAGGCACCTCTAAGGAGGCCAAAAGAGGGGAATATGATGGCTTTTCCAGTTGGCTCCATATACCTCCAGAACAAACTTTCAACCAAGGTTCGCCAGGCGCTTTCCCTCTTAGTTTTAAAGAAATTAGTCAAAACTAGAATTATttagcactgtttttttttttttaatcaggacTTGTTACCCGAGATGTCCAAAGTTGTTCTAGTTTGTTGCTTTTTATAGCTAGGGTTAGTTAGTTACagtgactttatttattttattgatttcatGATAGTTATAGTACATTGTTCATATTCCATTAATGTGATTCATAGGACGATCTTATGAATAGCCCAGAGAGTCTACTATGGGAAAGTGTATACAAGCTGAAATGaatgattgatagatagatagatagatagatagatagatagatagatagatagatagatagatagatagatagatagatagatagatagatagatagatagatagatagatagatagatagatagatagatagatagatagatagatagataaggaaggaggagggagagagagagagagagggagagagacagacggatggatagatagatagatagatagatagatagatagatagatagatagatagatagatagatagatagatagatagatagatagatagatagatagatagatagatagatagatagatagatagatagatagatagatagatagatagatagatagatagtgagTAGTATCACCCTATCCACGGGattagtatccactgattcacttaaccacagtctgaaaatattaaaagaaaaattctagaaatatatattttgaaaaatgaagttacagaactggccactagagggagcacaAGACCAAGCAATGTATAGTATTAGCTATTAAAGtaatgtttgctataatccatatTTTCCAGCATCTGCGTGGGGGAGGAGGCTTGGAATTGATCCCCTGTCCAGACAGGGGccctactgtaaataaataaatgaagggagCCATAGCCCTGTGAAAGACTTGAGCAGGGGTGTTAATTATAGGACCTTCTGCAAGTGTCTAATTCAGAGGGCTGGCATACGTTGGGATCAACTTGACAGTACGTAACAATCATCACCACGACCTGTAAACTAGCCTGCTGCTCTCGGGTGGAGGACACTCATCTTTGGGCACTGATCTGGTGTGTGCTGGTCCTGAGGCCGGGGCCGCTGCAACGAAACCCTAAGCCCCATTGAATTCGAAGTCACTTACTTCTGAATCAAAAGGCACAGAGACCTATTCAAGACACTCCTCAAACGGAGTCCCTTGGAGCTAACATTTTGCCAGCATAATTTTAGGGCTGTGTACGGGGTGGGAAAGTCAAGTTCCTAGCTATGGTGGCTGCTCAAAGTctctgaaagggaaagagaaggcgTAACAACGTAAACATACCATACGCTGGAAATGCAACACGAGATGCGTCGCACGGTGGGTGTACGGGCCAAGCTGACCAGAGTGTAAGAGGTTTGTGCCAAGGCCAGTTCTTTCTGCATGTTGGACTTCAGGACCTGCAGGAGAAAAATGAGAGAACCTAAGAACTGGTCTTTTCAGGCACTCCTGCAAAACCTTGCCTTAATGGCCCCAAACGATGCTAAGCATGATGGCAGAGAAAGCTTGGGGAGGATCTCACACGGACATGAATTCTGACAACTTCTATAGTGGCAGCTTCTTTATTTACTAAAGAACATGACTTCTGTAGTTgtttgctgtttcaaacaactacAGAAATTCACTCGCGTTCACTCGCTGTGAAGTCACATTGGGGATTTCTCGTGTCCAGACAGGGAAACAGGAgtaaagccttgtttgcagcttgtttgcaGTTCCATAGAAACCCTGTAGAGGACATTGTTAAAAGGAACTGCCTAACAAGCTGCAACAAAGGTTTCCTTCTCTGGTTTTCTTATCTCATTAGAGAACTGCATATCCCGTCTTGAGCTTCTTAGAGAAAAGTTGGGCTGTTCGGGTaacttaacaaataaataaacaagcgaATATGTTTGAACCTTTTAAGGGCTTCTAGggtctgaaaaggaaaaacaaacaaggaataaCTCCCCCAAGCCTTATGGCCAAAGCGATGCCGAGATTCagggcactgtgtgtgtgtgtgtgtgtgtgtttgtgtgtccctTTTGTGCATCTGCCTGGTAACACGGTCAACCCCGACCCGTCATTGTACCTCTGTGGTAAGCTTTTCCCCTTCGTCCTTCTTGCCGTTGAACTGGGCGACCTTCTTCAGCACCTCCACTGCCTTCTCCACTTTGCCCGAGAGGACCAGCCAGCGGGCGGATTCTGCAAACCACCTGTGCCAAAGATGCCGACAGAGCTCAGAAGGTGACATCAATGCCAGGGTCTTGGGAAGGGCttagggggtgggagggagcacCAAACATGAATGgaaagggaggggcaggatctgttcccgatcatcccagagtgcaggacacgcaacaatgggctcaagctacagctacagatttaggctgagtatcagggacgtggtggtgctgcgggctaaaccgcagaagcctgtgctgcagggtcagaagaccaagcagtcataagatcgaatccacgcaatggagtgagcgcccgtcgcttgtcccagctcccgccaacctagcggtttgaaagcatgcaaatgcaagtagataaatagggaccacctcggtgggaaggtaacagcgttccgtgtctaagtcgcactggccatgtgaccatggaagattgtcttcggacaaacgctggctctatggcttggaaacggggatgagcaccgcccccagagtcgaacacgactggacaaaaattgtcaaggggaaccttcacctttacctttatcaggaaaaacttcctaactgttagagcagtacgacaatgggaccatttacctcgggagttggtgagcgctccagcaccGAAGGCATTCAAGAAATGTAGATCTTAAACCCACACCTTTTAATCATTTATGAGCTGAATGCTAAACAGGGGTCAGAAATCATGAGATCCTGGCCCTAAAGAGAAAGCCAAGGGTTTAGAAGTTTCCCGATTCCCCTCACCAAGAATATATGAAAAAGGCAAAAAATGGCATCGAAGCAGCAAACTGGAGCCACCGCCAGTCCGGCAGGGCGTAGGCCAGCCCAGGAAGAATGATTTGACCGAGGGTTGCGCTGTATCCTACCACCGTCCCGGCCACCGTGCGGACTTTCGTGGGCACCCATTCAAGGACTGAAAGAgaggcagaaaaaagaaaagtgtcaGAGGCCTATTGTGGCGTGgggtgtatacacacacacacatacaaacacacagcaAACAATACCCCAGTCCAAAGGCTttcgtcatcatttagtcgtttagctgtgtccgactcttcatgaccccatggaccagagcacgccaggccctcctgtcttccactgcctcccggagtttggtcaaattcatgttggtcgcttcggtgaccctgtccagccatctcatcctccgtcgtcccccttctcctcttgccttcacactttcccaacattaaggtcttttccagggagtcttctcttctcatgaggtggccaaaggattggagcctcagcttcaggatcagtccttccagggagcactcagggttgatttcctttagaattgataggtttgttctccttgcagtccaggggactctcaagagcctcctccagcaccacaattcaaaagcatcaattcttcggcggccagccttctttatggtccagctctcacttccatacatcacgacaggaaaaaccatagctttgactattcggacttttgttggcaaggtgatgtctctgctttttaagatgctgtcaagatttgtcatcgctttcctcccaagaagcaggcgtcttttaatttcgtggctgctgtctccagctgcagtgatcatggagcccaggattTGGGCTAACTCAAATCCCACAAGAATGTGAAGGCTTCATCAGGCCAGCTGACATAagccctcccaccccaatatttGGCTAGGAGAGGTGGCTACGAGGTTCGTTGTAAAAATATTTGAGATTTCAAACCAGTTCAAACGATGGATTCAAAAGGTCGTTTTTAATTCAAATTGTTGAATTTCAAGAACGATTTGACCGAGAACGATTTCAAGAACGATTCGTGTCGTTCTGGGagctcctgcgacattgctgaaaccagttgtattggctcttgcctttccgcTGGAcgatttcagtgacatggagaggggggatttgctggttgggtaaccacctatcctccacattattttacccaggctttgtgctctggagaggacactccagctttgcatacagcgtcaaaacactagacactgttccaagtcctccatccagagcacgtcaccatagtctcttgagactgaaggatgcctatgactttTACTCCAGCGTTCAGAGGCAGAAAGCTGCTtgtaaaatcacagaatcatggagtgggaaggggcctcgaagggcatcaagtccaacccccaccgctcaaggcaggaatctcaatcaaagcagatatgacagatTGTTCTCTTGCGTGTCTACAGCGTTGAatcgctcaccacctccccaggtcatgggttccattttcatactgctctaacagttaggaagtttttcctgatcttcagctgaaatctggcttcctgtggcttgAGCCCGTTATGGTgtgtcctgcactcggggatgatcaagaagatatcttgtccctcctctgtatgacagccctccaagtacagtggtgcctcgcttaatgggcttcctgtttaacgacaaaatcgcatagcgatgaagattttgcgatcgcaaaagcgatcacattgcgatgttttaaatgggaaaaaatcgctttgcgatgatcggttcgctgtttcgcttaccgattatcgcatagcgatgattttccaagagatgatcggcggttccaaaatggccaccgggtttaaaaaaatggctgcccgctgtgttttcgcaccgattccttgcttaccaggcagcgaaaatggccgccgtatggaggattttctcttaaaggtgagttttaagcccataggaacgcattaaacgggttttgatgtattcctatgggctttttattttctcatagcgacaaaatcgctttgcagcgatttttgctgcgcggattatcgtcgctatgcggggcaccactgtatttgaaaagtactgtcCTAtcactcctctgtcttcttttctcaaggctaaacatgtccaattctttccgtctttcctctgaggacttggtttccaatccccggATCCtcttggttgccctcctctgaacttgttccaaattgtcagcatccttcttgaagtggggcgtccggaactggacacaagactcaaggtgaggtttaagcagtgctgaatagagcAGAACTGGTATGT
This window contains:
- the LOC110069903 gene encoding solute carrier family 22 member 6-A isoform X1 yields the protein MTFAELLDRIGGMGRFQVLHVALLVTPVLLTASHNLLQNFSAAVPDHHCRIRWAGNASKWPANRTQRMSLQEDLLQVAIPQDATGKPEKCRRFVTPRWHLLASNASLNGTPEPMETEPCHDGWIYDQSVFTNTIIMEWDLVCNLRTRRQMAQSIYMGGVLVGALVFGTLADRFGRKAVLSWSYLQMAVAGVCTAFSPSLTAYCVFRFLVGMALSGIVLNCMSLVLEWVPTKVRTVAGTVVGYSATLGQIILPGLAYALPDWRWLQFAASMPFFAFFIYSWWFAESARWLVLSGKVEKAVEVLKKVAQFNGKKDEGEKLTTEVLKSNMQKELALAQTSYTLVSLARTPTVRRISCCISSVWFATSFAYYGLAMDLQNFGFSIYLIQVAFGSIDIPAKLGSAVGMSYIGRRTTQASSVILAGLAILANTFVPQELRTLRTSLAVLGKGCLASSFNCLYLYTGELYPTVIRQTGMGLGSTLARVGGIVAPMVKMTGEYLPYLPPIIYGTAPILSGIAAIFLPETLNMPLPDTIEEVENRNSSERRLPTRGQERVLLQKMDQEVAPGRG